One window of Stigmatopora nigra isolate UIUO_SnigA chromosome 14, RoL_Snig_1.1, whole genome shotgun sequence genomic DNA carries:
- the chrnb5b gene encoding neuronal acetylcholine receptor subunit beta-2 isoform X1, which translates to MAISARDAVLLLVLTVSRTTLCAEVEERLVGHLLSADRYNKLIRPAVNNSQQVTIYIQVSLAQLINVNEREQIMTTNCWLTQVWNDYRLMWDPDEYEGIKKIRLPTQHIWLPDIVLYNNADGTYEVSFYSNAVVSNNGEVAWLPPAIYKSACKIEVRDFPFDQQNCTLKFRSWTYDHTEIDLILLSDFASRDDFKPSGEWDIVSLPGRKNEDPNDVRYLDITYDFIIKRKPLFYTINLIIPCILITSLAILVFYLPSDCGEKMTLCISVLLALTVFLLLISKIVPPTSLAVPLIGKYLMFTMVLVTFSIVTSVCVLNVHHRSPSTHTMPPWVKRVFMYRLPSYLFMRRPGRSNIRERFRKKHQQKKAGAASLGRADSSSSSSFYVNEDSAKCHGWTFDEGEFGKRTTLKSSIDVEDAVDGVRYIADKMKSEDDDEGIIEDWKYVAMVIDRLFLWIFVCVCVVGTLGLFMQPLFQSYNTPIVDDMEQM; encoded by the exons ATGGCGATTTCGGCGAGGGATGCAGTTCTTCTCCTGGTTCTTACTGTATCAAGAA CCACCTTGTGTGCAGAGGTGGAAGAGCGACTGGTGGGTCACCTCCTGTCGGCGGACCGCTACAACAAACTGATCCGACCAGCCGTCAACAATAGTCAACAAGTCACTATTTACATCCAAGTATCGCTTGCTCAGCTCATCAATGTG AATGAGAGGGAACAGATCATGACCACCAACTGTTGGCTCACTCAG GTGTGGAATGACTACAGATTAATGTGGGACCCCGATGAATACGAGGGCATCAAGAAAATCCGCCTGCCGACGCAACACATTTGGCTGCCAGACATCGTCCTCTATAACAA cgCCGACGGCACCTACGAAGTCTCCTTCTACTCCAACGCGGTGGTCTCCAACAACGGCGAGGTGGCCTGGCTCCCCCCCGCCATCTACAAGTCGGCCTGCAAGATCGAGGTGCGCGACTTTCCTTTCGACCAGCAGAACTGCACCCTAAAATTCCGCTCCTGGACTTACGACCACACCGAGATCGACCTGATCCTCTTGAGCGACTTTGCCAGCCGCGACGATTTCAAACCCAGCGGCGAGTGGGACATCGTCTCGTTGCCGGGACGCAAAAACGAGGACCCGAACGACGTCAGATACCTGGACATCACCTACGACTTCATCATTAAGCGAAAACCTCTGTTCTACACTATCAACCTCATCATCCCGTGCATCCTCATCACGTCTCTGGCCATTTTGGTCTTCTACCTGCCGTCCGACTGCGGCGAGAAGATGACCCTGTGCATCTCCGTCCTCCTGGCCCTCACCGTCTTCTTACTGCTCATCTCCAAGATCGTGCCGCCCACGTCTTTAGCAGTGCCTTTGATCGGGAAGTACCTGATGTTCACCATGGTGCTGGTCACCTTTTCCATCGTGACCAGCGTGTGCGTCCTCAACGTTCACCATCGCTCGCCCAGCACGCACACCATGCCCCCTTGGGTCAAACGCGTCTTCATGTACCGACTCCCGTCCTACCTCTTCATGAGGAGACCCGGCAGGTCCAACATACGCGAGAGATTCCGGAAAAAGCACCAACAGAAGAAAGCCGGGGCGGCTTCTTTGGGACGGGCCgactcgtcgtcgtcctcgtctttCTACGTTAACGAAGACTCGGCCAAATGCCACGGCTGGACCTTCGACGAAGGCGAGTTCGGGAAGAGAACCACGTTGAAAAGCAGCATCGACGTGGAGGACGCTGTGGATGGCGTACGCTACATTGCCGATAAGATGAAGAGCGAAGATGACGACGAAGGG ATCATAGAAGATTGGAAGTACGTTGCGATGGTGATCGACCGCCTCTTCCTGTGGATCTTTGTATGCGTATGCGTGGTGGGAACCCTGGGGCTCTTCATGCAGCCTCTCTTCCAAAGCTACAACACCCCCATTGTTGACGACATGGAGCAGATGTAA
- the chrnb5b gene encoding neuronal acetylcholine receptor subunit beta-2 isoform X2 encodes MWDPDEYEGIKKIRLPTQHIWLPDIVLYNNADGTYEVSFYSNAVVSNNGEVAWLPPAIYKSACKIEVRDFPFDQQNCTLKFRSWTYDHTEIDLILLSDFASRDDFKPSGEWDIVSLPGRKNEDPNDVRYLDITYDFIIKRKPLFYTINLIIPCILITSLAILVFYLPSDCGEKMTLCISVLLALTVFLLLISKIVPPTSLAVPLIGKYLMFTMVLVTFSIVTSVCVLNVHHRSPSTHTMPPWVKRVFMYRLPSYLFMRRPGRSNIRERFRKKHQQKKAGAASLGRADSSSSSSFYVNEDSAKCHGWTFDEGEFGKRTTLKSSIDVEDAVDGVRYIADKMKSEDDDEGIIEDWKYVAMVIDRLFLWIFVCVCVVGTLGLFMQPLFQSYNTPIVDDMEQM; translated from the exons ATGTGGGACCCCGATGAATACGAGGGCATCAAGAAAATCCGCCTGCCGACGCAACACATTTGGCTGCCAGACATCGTCCTCTATAACAA cgCCGACGGCACCTACGAAGTCTCCTTCTACTCCAACGCGGTGGTCTCCAACAACGGCGAGGTGGCCTGGCTCCCCCCCGCCATCTACAAGTCGGCCTGCAAGATCGAGGTGCGCGACTTTCCTTTCGACCAGCAGAACTGCACCCTAAAATTCCGCTCCTGGACTTACGACCACACCGAGATCGACCTGATCCTCTTGAGCGACTTTGCCAGCCGCGACGATTTCAAACCCAGCGGCGAGTGGGACATCGTCTCGTTGCCGGGACGCAAAAACGAGGACCCGAACGACGTCAGATACCTGGACATCACCTACGACTTCATCATTAAGCGAAAACCTCTGTTCTACACTATCAACCTCATCATCCCGTGCATCCTCATCACGTCTCTGGCCATTTTGGTCTTCTACCTGCCGTCCGACTGCGGCGAGAAGATGACCCTGTGCATCTCCGTCCTCCTGGCCCTCACCGTCTTCTTACTGCTCATCTCCAAGATCGTGCCGCCCACGTCTTTAGCAGTGCCTTTGATCGGGAAGTACCTGATGTTCACCATGGTGCTGGTCACCTTTTCCATCGTGACCAGCGTGTGCGTCCTCAACGTTCACCATCGCTCGCCCAGCACGCACACCATGCCCCCTTGGGTCAAACGCGTCTTCATGTACCGACTCCCGTCCTACCTCTTCATGAGGAGACCCGGCAGGTCCAACATACGCGAGAGATTCCGGAAAAAGCACCAACAGAAGAAAGCCGGGGCGGCTTCTTTGGGACGGGCCgactcgtcgtcgtcctcgtctttCTACGTTAACGAAGACTCGGCCAAATGCCACGGCTGGACCTTCGACGAAGGCGAGTTCGGGAAGAGAACCACGTTGAAAAGCAGCATCGACGTGGAGGACGCTGTGGATGGCGTACGCTACATTGCCGATAAGATGAAGAGCGAAGATGACGACGAAGGG ATCATAGAAGATTGGAAGTACGTTGCGATGGTGATCGACCGCCTCTTCCTGTGGATCTTTGTATGCGTATGCGTGGTGGGAACCCTGGGGCTCTTCATGCAGCCTCTCTTCCAAAGCTACAACACCCCCATTGTTGACGACATGGAGCAGATGTAA